A genomic window from Desulfovermiculus halophilus DSM 18834 includes:
- a CDS encoding hydrogenase maturation nickel metallochaperone HypA has translation MHEASLVQSMLDIVRQEMHTHGLTRLTAVKVVCGRLSGVVPDALHMAFQAMTRQTELDNASLDLEIVPLRLRCAQCGNDFCPEQEDCGSLAVFAPCPFCGQDAGHRILCGQELNIEHIEAE, from the coding sequence ATGCACGAAGCGTCCCTGGTCCAAAGCATGCTGGACATTGTCCGCCAGGAAATGCACACCCACGGCTTGACCCGGCTGACTGCGGTCAAGGTTGTCTGCGGCCGGTTAAGCGGCGTGGTCCCCGACGCCCTGCACATGGCCTTCCAGGCCATGACCCGGCAGACTGAGCTTGACAACGCCAGCCTGGACCTGGAAATCGTTCCCCTGCGCCTGCGCTGCGCGCAGTGCGGAAACGACTTCTGCCCGGAGCAAGAGGACTGCGGCTCTCTGGCCGTCTTTGCCCCCTGCCCCTTCTGTGGACAGGACGCCGGGCACCGGATCCTGTGCGGACAGGAGCTGAACATCGAGCATATTGAAGCGGAATAG
- a CDS encoding pyridoxal phosphate-dependent aminotransferase — protein MQPSSRTRDITPFLVMDVLEAAKKLEADGEHIVHLEIGEPDFDTPQCIKDAACRAIETGETHYTHSLGLLELREAICEETWQRTGRHVDPDQVIVTSGTSPAMLLCFATLLEHRESVIISDPGYACYANFISFAGGVPLPVPVYEHNGFQYTREDISKVLRPDTRGIMINSPANPTGTVLGTERLQDLAGMGPAIISDEIYQGLTYTGRSPSILEITDQAFVLNGFSKLYAMTGWRLGYLIAPRRFIREIQKLAQNLYICAGSIVQWAGLAALKEAAPDVEHMVGTYDQRRRFMIRRLREIGFGITTEPTGAFYILANARNFSSDSYRLAFDILQQAKVGVTPGVDFGANGEGYLRFSYANSLDNIAEGLDRIDRYLNG, from the coding sequence ATGCAGCCATCCAGCCGAACACGGGATATCACCCCTTTTCTGGTCATGGACGTCCTGGAGGCGGCCAAAAAGCTGGAAGCGGACGGGGAGCACATCGTGCACCTGGAGATCGGAGAGCCGGACTTCGATACCCCCCAGTGCATCAAGGACGCAGCCTGCCGGGCCATTGAGACCGGCGAGACCCACTACACCCACAGCCTGGGGCTTCTGGAGCTGCGAGAAGCCATTTGCGAGGAGACCTGGCAGCGCACCGGACGGCATGTGGATCCGGATCAGGTCATTGTCACCTCCGGCACCTCCCCGGCCATGCTCCTGTGCTTCGCCACCCTCCTGGAACACCGGGAATCGGTGATCATTTCCGATCCCGGCTACGCCTGCTACGCGAACTTCATCTCCTTTGCCGGGGGAGTTCCCCTCCCGGTCCCGGTGTATGAGCACAACGGCTTTCAATACACCCGGGAAGATATCTCCAAGGTCCTCCGTCCGGACACCAGGGGGATCATGATCAACTCCCCGGCCAACCCCACAGGAACCGTTCTGGGAACAGAGCGTCTGCAGGACCTGGCCGGCATGGGGCCGGCCATCATCTCCGACGAGATCTACCAGGGGCTGACCTACACCGGCCGCTCCCCGTCGATTTTGGAGATCACGGACCAGGCCTTTGTCCTCAACGGTTTCTCCAAGCTCTATGCCATGACCGGCTGGCGGCTGGGCTATCTCATCGCCCCCAGGCGCTTCATCCGCGAGATCCAGAAGCTGGCCCAGAACCTGTACATCTGCGCCGGGTCCATCGTCCAATGGGCCGGGCTGGCCGCCCTGAAGGAGGCGGCGCCGGACGTGGAGCATATGGTCGGCACCTACGATCAGCGCCGCAGGTTCATGATCCGCAGGTTGCGGGAGATCGGGTTCGGGATCACCACCGAGCCCACCGGGGCCTTCTACATCCTGGCCAATGCCCGGAACTTCTCCTCCGACTCCTACCGGCTGGCCTTTGACATCCTCCAGCAGGCCAAGGTCGGGGTCACCCCGGGGGTCGACTTCGGAGCCAACGGCGAAGGCTACCTGCGCTTTTCCTATGCCAACTCTCTGGACAATATCGCCGAGGGCCTGGACCGGATCGACCGGTACCTGAACGGATAA
- a CDS encoding DnaJ family domain-containing protein, translating into MFDPLFSFHLLAEQRIAEAVDQGELDNLPGQGKPLELDDDAHLPPETRMAYRILKNAGYVAPEVEQRREIASIREMLEGCEDEELCYRQVQKLNLLVTQLNMQRRVPINLEAEQAYYRKVVGKVPVRKRKSQGKSR; encoded by the coding sequence ATGTTTGATCCCCTGTTCTCTTTCCACCTCCTGGCCGAGCAGCGGATCGCCGAGGCCGTGGACCAGGGAGAGCTGGACAACCTGCCGGGGCAAGGCAAGCCTCTGGAGCTGGACGATGATGCCCACCTGCCTCCCGAGACCCGGATGGCCTACCGGATCCTGAAGAATGCCGGCTACGTGGCCCCGGAGGTTGAGCAGCGCAGAGAAATCGCCAGCATCCGGGAGATGCTCGAGGGATGCGAGGACGAAGAGCTCTGCTACCGTCAGGTCCAGAAGCTGAACCTCCTGGTGACCCAGCTGAACATGCAGCGCAGGGTTCCGATCAACCTGGAAGCCGAACAGGCCTACTACCGGAAGGTGGTCGGCAAGGTCCCGGTCCGGAAGCGAAAATCACAAGGAAAGAGCCGATGA
- a CDS encoding aminopeptidase translates to MLTTDQLQKYADVLLWGMRTARKPGFSPQDIVLIRYDFPARPLAEILFEKLIARNLHPVHRLTGSPAMEHALFAQGDSRQISFIPPGEEELMHHLNGCISLLAPESLTHLQDVDPERIGTSVLARKRLRDILDQRENQGLFGWTLGLLATPELARNAGISQEDYWNQIIQACYLDHPDPTAKWQEIFEEAGGIKNALNSLDIEELHLESAHCDLTVTPGQDRQWVGVSGHNIPSFELFTSPDWRGTSGVYYMDQPTYRNGNLVTGLRLEFKEGRVVSAQAEQGEAFVHKQLQLDQNADKIGEFSLTDKRFSRIDTFMAHTLFDENFGGDHGNCHIALGASYAETYAPGAGQLTDSIKSSLGFNDSALHWDLVNIEPKRVQAKLRSGERQTIYEDGIFVL, encoded by the coding sequence ATGTTGACCACCGACCAGCTCCAAAAGTACGCCGATGTTCTGCTCTGGGGAATGCGCACCGCCAGAAAGCCCGGTTTTTCCCCCCAGGACATCGTCCTGATCCGCTACGATTTCCCGGCCAGACCCCTGGCCGAGATCCTCTTTGAAAAGCTTATCGCCCGGAACCTGCATCCAGTCCACCGGCTGACCGGCTCCCCGGCCATGGAGCACGCCTTGTTCGCCCAGGGCGACAGCCGGCAGATCTCCTTCATTCCTCCTGGAGAAGAGGAGCTCATGCATCATCTCAACGGGTGCATCTCCCTTTTGGCCCCGGAATCCCTGACCCACCTCCAGGATGTGGACCCGGAGCGGATCGGGACCTCTGTCCTGGCCCGGAAGAGACTGCGGGACATCCTTGATCAGCGGGAAAATCAAGGGCTGTTCGGATGGACCCTGGGCCTGCTGGCCACTCCCGAGCTGGCCCGCAATGCAGGCATTTCCCAGGAGGACTACTGGAATCAGATCATCCAGGCCTGCTACCTGGATCATCCGGATCCGACGGCCAAATGGCAGGAGATATTCGAAGAGGCCGGCGGGATCAAGAACGCCCTCAACTCCCTGGACATAGAAGAGCTGCATCTGGAGTCCGCTCATTGCGACCTGACCGTCACTCCCGGCCAAGACCGGCAATGGGTGGGCGTGTCCGGGCACAACATCCCCAGCTTTGAGCTCTTCACCTCTCCGGACTGGCGGGGGACCTCGGGGGTGTACTACATGGACCAGCCCACCTACCGCAACGGGAACCTGGTCACCGGTCTGCGCCTGGAGTTCAAGGAAGGCCGGGTGGTCTCGGCCCAAGCCGAGCAGGGGGAGGCCTTCGTCCACAAGCAGCTGCAGCTGGATCAGAACGCGGACAAGATCGGGGAGTTCTCCCTGACCGACAAGAGATTCTCGCGCATCGACACCTTCATGGCCCATACCTTGTTCGACGAGAACTTCGGCGGCGACCACGGCAACTGCCACATCGCCCTTGGCGCATCCTACGCCGAGACCTACGCTCCCGGGGCCGGACAGCTGACGGACAGCATCAAGTCCAGCCTCGGCTTCAACGACTCCGCCCTGCACTGGGACCTGGTGAACATCGAGCCCAAGAGGGTCCAGGCCAAGCTGCGCTCCGGGGAGCGGCAGACCATCTATGAAGACGGGATCTTTGTCCTGTAG
- a CDS encoding mannose-1-phosphate guanylyltransferase/mannose-6-phosphate isomerase, which yields MTDDSSRSAADRTGYSRCQAIILAGGSGTRLWPLSRTQLPKQFLSLNGDATLLQQTISRVMHILPPQRIWIVTNEEHVFEVSKQVQDMDPDLSKQIISEPVGRNTLPAIVLGVDRIQEQDEQALVAVLPSDHLIHNQAKWGECMAKACGLAAQEWFVTFGITPTSPETGYGYIARGRDLGQGCCQVQRFIEKPDLSTAQSFLEQGGYFWNSGMFVFSLPAFLQALQDLQPDYWQWWQTRAEQPLTRSYSRLPSQSVDYGIMEKVDKQAVVPSDFGWDDLGNWEAVYRLGAKDSSGCVSRGDVLAQDCRDSLFFSQGGKLAVTGMDRTIVVQTRDATLVCPIDQVQSVKNLVTSLKQEGSHLVEAHVTVHRPWGSYTVLEEGRFHKIKRISLHPGAEMSIQMHHHRSEHWVIIQGTAKVRLMDQELFCAENQTVDIPQATVHQLTNPGKIPVEIIEIQSGSYLEEDDIVRFDQWPEPQA from the coding sequence ATGACCGACGACTCTTCCCGCTCTGCAGCAGACAGGACCGGATACAGCCGCTGTCAGGCCATCATCCTGGCCGGCGGCTCAGGCACCAGGCTGTGGCCCCTGTCCCGGACCCAGCTTCCGAAGCAGTTCTTGAGCCTGAATGGAGATGCGACCCTTCTGCAGCAGACCATCTCCCGGGTCATGCATATCCTTCCCCCTCAGCGCATCTGGATCGTAACCAACGAAGAGCACGTCTTTGAGGTCAGCAAGCAGGTCCAGGACATGGATCCCGATCTGTCGAAGCAGATCATCAGCGAGCCCGTGGGCCGGAACACCCTGCCGGCCATCGTCCTGGGGGTGGACCGCATCCAGGAGCAGGACGAGCAGGCCTTGGTGGCGGTTTTGCCCTCAGATCACTTGATCCACAACCAGGCGAAGTGGGGGGAATGCATGGCCAAGGCCTGCGGCCTGGCCGCCCAGGAATGGTTCGTCACCTTCGGGATTACTCCGACCAGTCCGGAGACCGGCTACGGATACATCGCCCGGGGGCGGGATCTGGGTCAGGGCTGCTGCCAGGTCCAGCGGTTCATCGAGAAGCCCGATCTGAGCACGGCCCAAAGCTTTCTGGAACAAGGCGGTTACTTCTGGAACAGCGGGATGTTCGTCTTTTCCCTGCCCGCCTTTCTCCAGGCCCTGCAGGACCTGCAGCCCGACTACTGGCAGTGGTGGCAGACCAGGGCGGAGCAGCCCTTGACCCGCTCCTATTCCAGACTGCCCAGCCAATCCGTGGACTACGGGATCATGGAAAAGGTGGACAAGCAGGCCGTCGTGCCCTCCGACTTCGGCTGGGACGACCTGGGCAACTGGGAAGCGGTCTACCGGCTGGGGGCCAAGGACAGCTCCGGGTGCGTATCCCGGGGGGATGTCCTGGCCCAGGACTGCCGGGACAGCCTGTTCTTCTCCCAGGGCGGAAAGCTGGCGGTGACCGGCATGGACCGGACCATCGTGGTCCAGACCAGGGACGCCACCCTGGTCTGCCCCATCGATCAGGTCCAGTCGGTAAAGAACCTGGTCACCAGCCTGAAGCAGGAAGGCAGCCATCTGGTGGAGGCCCATGTCACCGTCCACCGCCCCTGGGGCAGCTACACGGTGCTGGAGGAAGGGCGATTTCACAAGATCAAGCGCATCTCACTCCATCCCGGCGCAGAGATGAGCATCCAGATGCACCATCACCGCAGCGAGCACTGGGTAATCATCCAGGGCACGGCCAAGGTCCGGCTCATGGATCAGGAGCTCTTTTGCGCTGAGAATCAGACCGTGGACATTCCGCAGGCCACTGTCCACCAATTGACCAATCCGGGCAAGATCCCGGTAGAGATCATTGAAATTCAAAGCGGCAGCTACCTGGAAGAAGACGATATCGTCCGCTTTGACCAATGGCCGGAACCACAAGCCTAA
- a CDS encoding bifunctional sulfate adenylyltransferase/adenylylsulfate kinase: MNAYSESLLVHFRRVEHLKKEVADSPSISLNERQVCDLELLCNRAFYPLTGFMRSEEYNAVVDHGRLPDGTLWPMPICLDLPEHTAARLQPGQALGLCDGEGFLLAVMHVREIWEPDKRKEAAHIFGTDDENRHPSVYSLLHRVHPYYVGGEIEGLHPPLHFDFPELRLPPSETHRRFTQMGWRNVIGFHTEKPLHCAHKEMITRAARQAGASIFLQPEVGRPSPRDLEHFTMIRCYQAFVRRFPQTMIMLGLLPYASRKAGPREALLQAIIRKNYGCTHFIVAPDQADPYVHETNEHLFYPAGQAQEMVAEHSGEIGIQAVPLEPMVYVEDKAQYLPEAQVGPDMVTKRISSVELRRRLEFDLPVPEWFSYPEVVAELKKTYPPRHKQGFTVFLTGLSGSGKSTLARILYVKFMELRDRPVTLLDGDIVRTHLSSELSFSKQDREINVRRIGYVASEITKNRGIAICAPIAPYEESRRYNRELISQYGGYIEIYMNTPLEVCEQRDRKGLYAKARQGLIQGVTGVDDPYVPPANPDLTIDTSQATPAEAVQEVLLYLSEQGYLR; the protein is encoded by the coding sequence ATGAACGCCTATTCCGAGAGCCTCCTCGTCCACTTCCGACGTGTGGAGCACTTGAAGAAGGAGGTCGCCGACTCCCCGAGCATCTCCCTGAACGAGCGTCAGGTGTGCGACCTGGAGCTGCTGTGCAACCGGGCCTTCTACCCCCTGACCGGGTTCATGCGCTCCGAGGAATACAACGCGGTTGTGGATCACGGCCGCCTCCCGGACGGGACCCTATGGCCCATGCCCATCTGCTTGGACCTTCCGGAACACACCGCCGCCCGGCTCCAGCCTGGTCAGGCCCTGGGGCTGTGCGACGGGGAAGGGTTTCTCCTGGCGGTCATGCACGTCAGGGAGATCTGGGAGCCGGACAAGCGCAAGGAGGCTGCCCATATCTTCGGCACCGACGACGAGAACCGGCACCCCTCGGTCTACAGTCTCCTGCACCGAGTTCATCCCTATTATGTCGGCGGAGAGATCGAGGGTCTGCATCCCCCCCTGCACTTTGACTTTCCTGAGCTCCGCCTCCCTCCGTCGGAGACCCACCGCCGGTTCACCCAAATGGGCTGGCGGAATGTCATCGGCTTCCACACCGAGAAGCCGCTGCACTGCGCGCACAAGGAAATGATCACCCGGGCCGCCCGTCAGGCCGGGGCCAGCATCTTCCTCCAGCCCGAGGTGGGACGCCCGTCGCCCCGGGACCTGGAACACTTCACCATGATCCGCTGCTACCAGGCCTTTGTCCGCCGCTTCCCCCAGACCATGATCATGCTCGGACTCCTGCCCTATGCCTCGCGCAAGGCCGGTCCCAGGGAAGCCCTGCTTCAGGCCATTATCCGCAAGAACTACGGATGCACGCACTTCATCGTGGCCCCGGACCAGGCCGACCCCTATGTGCACGAGACCAACGAGCACCTCTTCTATCCCGCTGGGCAGGCCCAGGAGATGGTGGCCGAGCACAGCGGGGAGATAGGGATCCAGGCCGTGCCCCTGGAGCCCATGGTCTATGTGGAGGACAAGGCCCAGTACCTGCCCGAGGCCCAGGTCGGCCCGGACATGGTCACCAAGCGCATCTCCTCGGTAGAGCTGCGGCGAAGGCTGGAGTTCGACCTCCCGGTCCCGGAATGGTTCTCCTATCCAGAGGTCGTCGCCGAGCTGAAGAAGACCTATCCCCCCAGGCACAAGCAGGGCTTCACAGTGTTTCTGACCGGACTCTCCGGGTCCGGGAAATCCACCCTGGCCCGCATCCTGTACGTCAAGTTCATGGAGCTCCGGGACCGGCCGGTGACCCTCCTGGACGGGGACATCGTCCGCACCCATCTCTCCAGCGAGCTCTCCTTTTCCAAACAGGACCGGGAGATCAATGTCCGGCGCATCGGATACGTGGCCAGCGAGATCACCAAGAACCGGGGGATTGCCATCTGCGCCCCCATCGCCCCCTACGAAGAATCCCGTCGTTACAACCGGGAGCTGATCAGCCAGTACGGGGGCTACATCGAGATCTACATGAACACTCCCCTGGAGGTGTGCGAACAGCGGGACCGCAAGGGACTGTACGCCAAGGCCCGGCAGGGTCTGATCCAGGGCGTGACCGGAGTGGACGACCCCTATGTCCCCCCCGCAAACCCGGACCTGACCATTGATACCAGCCAAGCCACTCCGGCCGAGGCAGTCCAGGAGGTCCTGCTCTACCTCTCGGAGCAGGGATATCTGCGGTGA
- the hypB gene encoding hydrogenase nickel incorporation protein HypB, which yields MKIPVVRKILEVNEDMAEQNKGLFDRQRVLALNLMSSPGAGKTALLERTLSDLGPELRMAVIEGDVQTTNDAQRIAATGAPVVQINTDQACHLDSSMVQEAIGQLDLEALDILFIENVGNLVCPAAFDLGEDAKITLLSVPEGDDKPVKYPSMFVRSQLMVLNKVDLIPYLDFDLEQARQGAQKVNPNLQVLSVSARTGENLQHWYQWLRNRLRAKRQG from the coding sequence ATGAAGATACCGGTTGTGCGCAAAATTCTGGAAGTCAACGAGGATATGGCCGAACAGAACAAAGGCCTGTTCGACCGGCAGCGGGTCCTGGCCCTGAACCTGATGAGCTCTCCGGGGGCAGGGAAGACAGCCCTGCTGGAGCGGACCCTCTCCGACCTGGGGCCCGAGCTGCGGATGGCGGTCATTGAAGGCGACGTTCAAACCACGAACGACGCCCAGCGCATCGCTGCCACCGGGGCCCCGGTGGTCCAGATCAATACCGATCAGGCCTGTCACCTGGACAGCTCCATGGTCCAGGAGGCCATAGGACAGTTGGACCTGGAGGCTCTGGACATCCTGTTTATCGAGAACGTGGGCAATCTGGTCTGTCCGGCCGCTTTCGACCTGGGCGAAGACGCCAAGATCACCCTGCTCAGCGTTCCGGAAGGAGACGACAAGCCGGTGAAGTATCCGAGCATGTTCGTCCGTTCCCAGCTCATGGTCCTGAACAAGGTGGATCTGATCCCCTATCTGGACTTCGACCTGGAGCAGGCCAGGCAAGGCGCGCAGAAGGTCAACCCCAATCTCCAGGTCCTGTCCGTCTCCGCCCGGACCGGGGAGAACCTGCAGCACTGGTATCAATGGTTGCGAAACAGACTGCGGGCCAAACGCCAGGGATAG
- the cysS gene encoding cysteine--tRNA ligase — protein sequence MKIFNSITRSKEEFIPKEQGKVSLYVCGITAYDYCHIGHARAAVVFDVLVRYLRFCGYEVTFVRNFTDVDDKIINRSREEGIDSQAVAEKYIQAFYQDMDRLNILRADHEPRATEHIQDMQEVIAALIDKGHAYATSGGDVYFRVRSFPGYGSLSGRNIEELQSGARIEPGQEKEDPLDFALWKQAKPDEPAWPSPWGEGRPGWHIECTAMSQKFMDLPLDIHGGGQDLIFPHHENERAQSIAASGRDFVRYWMHNGFVQVKSEKMSKSLGNFVTLRDIYAHFLPEVLRLFLLSQHYRSPLDFSFEGLQETEKGLKRVYQTKKNLESALPSLEGNTGRDLPARISEEVQAAAGQWQQSLEDDLNTAAALGCAFGLIRTANRILEDKTLRKAGDAGRVCRDILSALDGLGSVLGLFDQDSETFLNSLRASRADRAGVDPRQVEDLIARRQEARKAKDFSLADALRDELVQLGVSVQDTPQGPVWDLE from the coding sequence ATGAAGATCTTCAATTCCATCACCCGGAGCAAAGAGGAGTTCATCCCCAAGGAGCAGGGCAAGGTGTCCCTCTATGTCTGCGGGATCACCGCCTACGATTACTGCCATATAGGTCATGCCCGGGCGGCAGTCGTCTTTGACGTGCTTGTCCGCTATCTGCGGTTTTGCGGGTATGAGGTGACCTTTGTCCGCAACTTCACCGATGTCGACGACAAGATCATCAACCGCTCCCGGGAGGAAGGGATCGATTCCCAGGCCGTGGCTGAAAAATACATCCAGGCCTTTTATCAAGACATGGATCGCCTGAACATCCTCCGGGCTGACCATGAGCCGCGGGCCACAGAGCATATCCAGGACATGCAGGAGGTCATCGCCGCCCTGATCGACAAGGGCCATGCCTATGCCACTTCCGGCGGGGATGTCTACTTCCGGGTCCGCAGCTTCCCCGGCTACGGCAGCCTTTCAGGGCGGAACATCGAGGAGCTCCAGTCCGGGGCCAGAATCGAACCGGGACAGGAGAAGGAAGACCCCCTGGACTTCGCCCTGTGGAAGCAGGCCAAGCCCGACGAGCCGGCCTGGCCCAGCCCCTGGGGGGAGGGACGTCCGGGCTGGCATATAGAATGCACAGCCATGAGCCAGAAGTTCATGGATCTGCCCCTGGATATCCACGGCGGAGGCCAGGACCTCATCTTTCCCCATCATGAGAACGAGCGGGCTCAGAGCATAGCCGCGTCCGGCCGCGATTTCGTCCGCTACTGGATGCACAACGGCTTTGTCCAGGTCAAGAGCGAAAAGATGTCCAAGTCTTTGGGCAACTTCGTCACCCTGCGGGACATTTACGCCCACTTCCTGCCCGAGGTCCTCCGCCTGTTCCTGCTCAGCCAGCACTACCGGAGTCCATTGGACTTTTCCTTCGAGGGCCTGCAGGAGACGGAAAAGGGCCTCAAGCGGGTGTACCAGACCAAGAAGAACCTGGAATCCGCGTTGCCCTCTCTGGAAGGGAACACGGGCCGGGACCTGCCTGCCCGGATATCGGAAGAGGTCCAGGCCGCGGCCGGGCAGTGGCAGCAGAGCCTGGAGGACGACCTGAACACTGCCGCGGCCCTGGGCTGCGCCTTCGGACTGATCCGAACCGCCAACCGCATCCTGGAAGACAAGACCCTGCGCAAGGCAGGGGATGCCGGCCGGGTCTGCCGGGACATCCTGTCCGCCCTGGACGGCCTGGGATCGGTTCTGGGTCTCTTCGACCAGGACAGCGAGACCTTCCTGAACAGTCTGCGGGCCTCCAGGGCGGACAGGGCCGGCGTTGATCCCCGGCAGGTTGAGGATCTGATCGCCAGGCGCCAGGAGGCCAGGAAAGCAAAGGACTTCTCCCTGGCGGACGCCCTCCGGGACGAGCTGGTCCAGCTCGGGGTCTCGGTTCAGGATACGCCCCAGGGCCCGGTCTGGGATCTGGAGTAG